In Tachysurus fulvidraco isolate hzauxx_2018 chromosome 3, HZAU_PFXX_2.0, whole genome shotgun sequence, a single window of DNA contains:
- the myo3a gene encoding myosin-IIIa → MLQQKLNQIIMAHQINPTSNGMFTRGQVTNGSQGTDQQLSAGTQQTRVSRRDTKPKTLNTPEDSMYYNLLNQSLQDDKKRTRKQSPKKLLDPHDEYYQNLNSTNSTPISTETPETTETPEATETTKTPGTTETPETPGTTETPETLESEILASDTPGSPTQDGTLSVENEDNPYDYRKLLRKTSMRGRLIEQS, encoded by the exons ATGCTGCAACAGAAGCTGAATCAGATCATAATGGCTCATCAGATCAACCCCACCAGCAACGGCATGTTCACCAGAGGACAGGTCACGAACGGTTCTCAAGGGACCGATCAGCAGCTCTCAG CTGGTACACAGCAGACACGGGTCTCTCGCCGGGACACCAAACCGaagacactgaacacacctgaAGACTCAATGTACTACAACCTCCTCAAC CAATCTCTCCAGGATGACAAGAAGAGGACGAGGAAGCAGAG CCCTAAGAAGCTGTTGGACCCTCATGATGAGTATTACCAGAATCTGAACAGCACAAACAGTACACCTATAAGcacagagacaccagagacaACGGAGACACCAGAGGCAACGGAGACAACGAAGACACCAGGGACAACGGAGACACCGGAGACACCAGGGACAACGGAGACACCGGAGACACTGGAATCCGAGATCCTTGCATCTGACACGCCCGGATCTCCAACCCAGGACGG AACGCTGTCTGTGGAAAACGAGGACAACCCTTACGACTACAGGAAGCTGTTGAGGAAGACCTCTATGAGAGGAAGGCTTATCGAACAAAGCTAG